The genome window tcttTCATATTATCTTACTAAATGTGCATTAATTAGTGGAATCTACTCACTTTTGGAAATTTGTATTTATTGCAGGGAGTGGAACAAAATACCATAAAAATGTGCCAATTTGATGGTAGTCAGCAGAAGATTTTGAGCAGCAGTTAACAAGATGGAGACTAATTCGATTATGTTTCCTTATTTAGTAGAAAATATGGAGAGCAGATCTTCTGTCCAATATTTTATGTCCAATTTCCTGTCCAATGTAAAACTACGTAGCTTTACTTATTATATCTGCTGATGTTGCAACTTAAAATTGGTGGCTGTTTGACTGCCttatacttcttttttttcatcttttttggattttctttgTTTACACAATTTTGTTacaattttcatcttttttaaatattcttttgtatttgtTGTGTAAACAAATATAAAGTTgtgtaaataaaaaaaacccaaaaaacaagaaagaaaaagaagtataAGGCAGCCAAACAACCACCTATTTTTAGTTGCTACATCAGTAGATATAATAAGTGAAACTACGTAGTTTCACATTAGACAGGAAATTAGACACAAAATATTGGATAGAGGATCTGCTCTCGAAAAGATGCGACAGACTGGGAGAAAAATAAGGAcgcttcctttttctttgttttggtagTTTCCAAAGGACAAGGAAGTCAACAAGGACAAGGACTCTTTTCCCGTGCTTTCTTGGTAGCCATATAGGAGTAGACAAAAGGAGATATAGAGGAATTAGATAGGAGAATAGCAAACCACTTTTTATGACTttttagtttttgaatttttcgtCTTATTTGATTGTTCTTTCAATTGTTCCATCGGATTGATCATCTCAATTGAGAGACGATGTATGCAACAATTAATTCTGCAATTGTGTGTGGATTTTCTTCAACGGaaatgaactaaatctctttttctagtcaagggacaacggaGGCTCTGATTCATCTAaaatttgtgagatcgaattaattttatttatttttcttatttactggtatttgcatattttctGTTGGTAGTGTTTATGGTTATTTCGTTAATTGAATATTCTGGACCCGGACGTTGAATTAATTTAGCAACCTAATGTCAATTGTAGCgttaaatccataattgtttaattactcTAAAATAGTGACGACTgacatgattggatttgtgtcaggcAAATATGCAgactaatctaaaataactctgatagagtattatttgattagaataggactcttctaatacgtaaggcaattggaaaaataaatcttacgggcgtatctagaattatttctcaattaaagtAGTGATCAACGAGCGTATCTTAGTtatcgacacagtaaggaggagttaactgtcatcgcttgtttgataGTTATAACCTGTTTATTAGTTAAAAATTGGAACAACCTTTGTATCAAgaatcaattaggtgaaccattgccaaaattatttcttgactagagcttagttattattaatttgattttaatAATTTGCTCTTTAAATTTTAGTTGGATATTTACTTTTATTCGAACAGTTTAATTATTACCATTGCTATAAAAAAAATCCCCATTATTAGTTTGAACTTCAAAAGATACAAATATGCCAAATCCCTGTGGTTTTGACCCTACTTATCACTATCTGCAGAAATTACATTTTATTTGAAtagatatttattattgcacaggttcaaTAATCTGTCAATTTTTTGCGTCATTGCCGGGAACTGGCATTAGttaatttgtttgtttttaagttcattttcgttttaattttctggtatttttctagtttatgccTCGGTTTTCTCATATAGACGAATTGATTTTTGACCCCGAAATAGAGAAGACCGCGCCCCGAACAAAAAAAAGACCAAACAACTCAGAGAAAAGCAATCTGGTACTGCATCTCAGAGATCTGATCCAAAAGTTGAATCAATAAGTTCGCTTGGCGATACTTCGAATGAACCGGATTGAGGGGAAGTCACTATGGCTAATGCACAgacattaagggagttggctgcacCTAATTTAAATCAGCAGTTCTTATGCACCACTTTTTCGAATTTAAATGATAACACCCCGTTTGAGTTAAAATCTAGCctaatttatattttaccatcTTTTCATGGTTTATCAGGTGAGAAGTCTTATAAACAATTGTAAGAGGTCGATGTTGTTTGCAACAGTATAAATTCCCAGGAAATTACGGAAGAACAGATAAAAATGCGGGCATTCCTTTTCTCTCTTAAAAACTCAGCAAAAGATTTACTGTACTACCTACTCCCAGGTAGTATCACCACTTGGgatcaattgaagaaaaaattcttgaaaaaatatttttctgcaTCTCAAGTTGCAAGTCTGAGGAAGGAGGTATGTGGTATCAAATAACATCTAGGAGAGTCGCTCTATGATTATTAGGAGAGATTCAAAAAATTACGCATCAAATGCCCTCAACACCAAATAAGCGAGCAATTGCTCATCCAGTATTTCTATGAGGGGCTACTCTTCAGAGACAGGAGTATtattgatgctgcaagtggtGGGGCGTTGGTGAACAAAATCCCTCGAGAAGCATGGGAGTTAATTGAAGAGATAGCCGAAAATTCGCAGTAGTTCGATACAAGGGAGGATGGCCCAATACGTAGAGTGAATGAGATAGAATCATCATCTATCAAACAACAGTTATCTGAGTTAACATCTTTTGTCAGGCAATTAACTGTAGAAATTGCTCCACAAGTCAAGGTGTGTGGTATTTGTACTATCATGGATCATTCTACAGATATGTGCCCGATGATTCAAATAGAGAATGCGAAACAAGTAAACATGGTTGGTCACGCGTCCACGCCAAAAAAGCCATATGACCCATATTCAAACACGTATAATCCGGACTGAAGAGATTATCCTAATCTCAACTATGGTGGAAACAGGCAATCGAATTTTGTGCCGAATATATCGTAAGGGTATAAACATCAATATCAACCTTGACCACCACTCCTCCAAGTTCAAGTCCGTCTTTAGAAGAGATGATGAAGCAGTTAATTGCTAGCAACGCGCAATTTCAACAAAAGACGGACTCTGATTTACAGAATCTAAGGAATCAAAAAGGACAGATGTAAGCAATGTAGAGTTAGATAAATCAGATGACAATATCAATCAACTGTCTGGAGTTTCAAGTTCATAAAAAATTGCCCTTTCAACCTGAACTGAACCCAAAGAACGTAAGTGTAATGACCTCAAGGACCAGGAAATAAATTCAGGCACCCAAACTCTTGATTTCAAAGGAcaagaatgaagaaaaaatcGAGAAAGAACTTGAGAAAAAGGACAGAAATAGAAAAAATCCAATGGTACATCCTGACCCAATCATTAAAGTTAAAACTAACCCGCCTCTTTTTCCTAGTAGATTGGAAAGATCGATGAAATAGGACAAGGAGAAAGAGATTTTGGAGATCTTCCATAAGGTAGAGATCAACATTCCCCTATTAGATGCAATCAAGTAAGTGCCAAAGTACgcgaaatttttgaaaaacttgtgTGTCAACCGAGGAAGGCTGAAAGGGGACGAAAGAATTATTGTAGGGAAGAACGTGCCAGCTGTTCTACAGATGAAACTTCCACCGAAATGCGGggatccaggtatgtttactatccCTTGTAGGATAAGTAATACTCTGATTAGAAATACCATGTTGGACTTAGGAGTATCAATCAATATAATGACTAAATCTATTTATGCTTCTTTGAACCTAGATCCGTTAAAAGAAATGGAGATAATAATCCAATTAGCTGACCGAACGAATGTCTATCCTGATGGGTTGgttaaaattaatgaattaGTATTCCCAACTGATTTTTATGTACCTGACATGGATGATAATCATTCTCCCGACCCTCACCTTTGTTGTTAGGTAGACTCTTCTTGAGTACTATCGAGACTAAGATTGATGTTAGTAAGGGTACTCTCgcaatgaaatttgatggagaGATAACGTACTTTAACATTTTTAATACAATGAAATATCCTGTTAACTCATTCTGTATTTGCCATTCATGCTACTAATCTCTCTGTGCAAGAACATTCTATGTTTGCCATTCATACTACTAATCCCTCTGTGCAAGATTTTTTGAATTTGATTGTAAGGGTAAATTTAAAGTTGTCGTGAACCAGTATCATGGGATGAAAGCACTTTATGAGGTGAAAATAAGTAGAAAATTAAAGAAGATGGTTACACTCAATGACTATTTGGATCCCGAAGGAATGTCACTGAATGCGAGAAAATCTGAATTACGTCTAGATTGAGGAGTGATATTTCATGTCGAGCCAAACACGTTAAAGAAAGATGCTTATTGGACGGCAACCTAATTTCTTTTAGCTGTTTATTTAGTTTTAGTTGGTCGCTTCAATGTGTTTTCTTAAGGTTTATCtaaatttttggtttaatttttcgTTTTTGATGATTCATAGGTGTCCCTCTGACATGACGCGCCAACATCAATAGGGCACGTGATAATGTGCAACGCCCAAGACTTTCATCAaaagggttttcaccctcatgACGCGCCTGTGTCGGTTGCTTGGAGAACTCTTCCCTTGATCCTGGAGCGGATTGACCGACTTGGCGCGCTCACGTCAATAAGGCGCGTGGTAACTTTTAATTCAACAAGTCTCCATCAGAAGGGTTTCCaccctcatgacgtgcccgtgTCACCTGAGCACGTGGTAATATGCAATTGTCAAAGTTTTCATCAGAAGGATTTCCACCCTTATGACGCGCCCGCATCAATCAGGCACGTGGTAACTTTGAACTCAACGGACATTCATCAGAAGGTTTCTTGCCTCCTTGACGTGCCCAAGTCATATTCGAGGGAAAggtatataattttaaaaaaaatagaaacttttttttctttttctttctttcttcctttcctttccttctccCCTATTTCCCATGGTTCTCTCTCGACCGAAACCTACGGAGCACCGCCTATCTCTTCGTGCCGCCACTTTCTCATTTACTCAAGTTTTTTCTCTCGCTAACCATACCTGCCACCACCAAGTCTGCCGTCGTCTTCCCTACCGCAACTCCCCATGTCGTCACTGTTTTCATCGACCCACGCCCATTTGTCGCTGCCTTCCACATCGCATACCGCCATTCGCCGCTCCCCTCACGTGCCTCTCTCATTGCATGCCACcatgtctctctctctctctctctctcgcgaAGTCCTATGCACACCACTAACGCATCCCCGCCACTCTAATTCTCCTATTGTCAAGTGATCAACACTTTGTGACTATCAAAGATTGATGATGGTTGATTAACTCTAATTCTTCTATTGTCGAGTTTTAGATATAAAAGTGTATCAAATTAATTTGGTTGATTTGTGAATATTGATGATTTTGTGattcttataatttttggttaacttttctaggcataggaAATAACTGCTTGACATTTTCATCTGAACTAGTCCaattattaactttagttctccatgtttgaagaAATGAGGCTAGTTGCTGCTATTTTATATGATATTCGTTGCTTGACTGTGAATAAAAATTTGTTGTACTCTGCTAGTTATTACTACTGaataaccggggatcttcaccaaTAATGTCTATTCTCGCatcaaaaagtagtaattttTATAAGTACGTGGTCGTATAGCGATAGCAGTTGAGTAACTGGGTTTTTTCATCTAATAAATATTGGAGTTCGAGTCAAAAGACCTTAATGGCTAGAGACTAAATCCATTATTATCACtattgaaaatagaaaaaaaaaagaaaaaaagaaaaaaagaaaaaggaaagcgtgataaaaaggtgtgttACGTGACTAAAGTCAGCTTACCGATTTTtagatttaatgttgagattttgattAGTAGTTGAACCATTTACTGATAAATATTGATCAACCATTCCTTTCTCTTCGAATAGTTAGTCATAAATTGGAAGAGTCTGCAGCTTAGAAGTTAACTGAGATGATATTTCTTAGATTTTGACCATTGATACTTGATAtgtatttttcttggtatcttgcCAATAAGGTAGATGGAGTAATAACCATTGTCAAAAATTGGTGTTTGTTTGTTGTTCGCATACTTGAGTACAAATATGATTTAAGTatgggggaaattgataggttataattttgtcatttattttataattaattttctcATATTATCTTACCAAATATACATTAATTGGCgaattctactcacttttgagAATTTGTATTTATTGCAGAAAGTGGAATAAAATACCATAAAAAGGTGTCAATTTGACGGTAGTTAGCAGAAGAGTTTGAGTAACAGTCAACAAGATGGAGACTAATTCGATTATGTTTCCTTATCTAGTAGAAAATATGCGGCAGACTGGGAGAAAAATTAGGAcacttcatttttctttgttttggtagTTTCCAAAGGAAAAGGAAGTCAACAAGGACTAGGACTCTTTTCCTATGCTTTCTTGGTAGCCAAATAGGAGTAGACAAAGGAGATATAGAGGAATTAGATAGGAGAATAGCATACCACTTTTTATGACTTTTTAGCTTTTGAATTTTTCGTCTTATTTGATTGTTATTTCAATTGTTCCCTCAGGTTGAGCATTTCAATTGAGAGACGATGTATGCAACAATTAATTCTGCAATTGTGTGTGGGTTTTCCTCAACGgagatgaactaaatctctttttctagtcaaaGGACAACGGAGGCTCTGATtcatctaaaaattgtgagatcgaattaattttatttatttttcttatttactggtatttgcatattcccTGTTGGTAGTATTTATGGTTGTTTTGTTAATTGAATATCTTGGGTCCGGACGTGGAATTAATTTAGCAATCTAATGTCAATTGGagcgttaaatccgtaattatttaattgctctaaaatagtgaCAGCTGACATGATTGAATTTGTATCAGGTGAATACGGAAGCTAATCtcaaataaccctggtagtgtgttatttgattagaataggaCTCCTCTAATACATAAGGCAATTGGAGAAGTAAATCTTACGagcgtacctaagattatttttcgattagagtagtgattaacgGACGTATCTTAGTCATCGATACGGTAAGGAGGAGTttactgtcatcgcttgtttgacagttataacctatttattagttaaTAATTGGAACTACCTTTGCATCGaggatcaattaggtgaaccattgtcgaaattatttcttgactagagcttagttattattaatttgattttaataatttattctttaatttttaGTTGGCTATTTACTTTTATTCGAACAGTTTAATTATTACCATTGCTATAACAAACTCCATTGTTAGTTTGAATttcaaaagagacaaatattcccaatccctgtggattcgactctACTTATCACTATTTACAGAAATTACATTTTGTTTGAGCAGatatttattattgcataggctcgacaacctgtcaattaatagttattgaattttaagaaaataaaaagaactaaaacatgatgtttatgaaggagaaataacaatataataaaaagtaggACAGTGAGTGGCACAGAGTGtaggacagaagatccgttgcggaaTGAACGAGGCGAGGCAATCCGAAGTAGTCTGCCTATCCGTATTCAAATCAACTCGACTAGCAATTAGCTCCAACAGGACAACACCAAAACTATATATATCACACTTGAACGTAAGCTTCCCGAATTCAGATATTCTGGTGCACAGTAGTCTTGGGATCCCAAGACTCTCTTGTGGTAACGTGGGATTTATCCAGGACTTTAGGAGGCCCGCATCTGGCAAGTCCGAAGTCTCCAAGCTTAGCTTGTAACTGGTTGTCCAACAAGatgtttgaagatttgatgtcGCGATGGATGACGGGTGGGCAGGCGCTGCAATAGAGATTGTGGAGGCCTTTGGCAACTCCTAAAGCAATGTTGACCCTTGTTTTCCAATCCAGGGGCTGTTTTTTACCAATTCCTTCAAGATGATCGGCCAGACTTCCCCTAGGCACGAATTCATACACCAAGAACTTCTCATccatataattttaccaaattcgGATGCCTTAATATTTGTAAAATCTCTACCTCGTTCTTGAATTCTTGTTCTCTTTGTATCGATCCGTCTTGGTGAAACAGGAATTTAATTGCAGCAATCTGATGGAGATCAATCAATCCATTCAATTCAGTGGAAACAAATTTTAAGTACTAATATCAATTCAAATTTATTCAAATACTAGGAGTACTGATTTTTACTAGAAATAGAACTAGTAGTAAGTAGTAACAGGATAGAACAAATAGTTCTACTTATTTGCTGATTGGTTGACtcatcaaaacaaacaagaagcaTAGAGCAAACGTGCTCTTTCCCTACTATGAGTAATGCATCAAACAAAATGCCCTGAAGTTACATGTTTCATACTTTATTTCATTGATCATTTGATTCTTGAAATCTTCGTAAGTTAAGTAAGTGACACGAAGAATTTTTTTACTACTAGTAAATTAGTTGAACGTGGGACAAGAAAAATTGATGTGAAAGTCAATTTGCATCAATTAATTCATGAAGAAATATGCCAAATCTTACTTGGCCAGATTCGAGGGTTCCTTTGTAAACCACTCCGCAGCCTCCCATACCAATCACATTTTCAACTGAGAGCCGGTGGCAGTTTTAAGCTTAGACACAGTAAATTTACCTATAACAGTACTTTGTAAGAACATTGATGTAATAAAGATTTAGGTTTGAGGTCGATCGTTCAAagaacaaaatataaaaaaaaaatggaattaaTGGCAAAATTAAGCAGTAATAGTAGTTACCGCTGGTTACTTGATCTTCAATTTGATTACCCTCAATCATCTTGATGCCGTTGGGCTCATTTCTGAATAGGCAAGAACAACAGCCCATTGCGTATATAAGCAACTGTATATCTCAGTGTTGCAAAGTGGAAATTGTGTTAGTATGAGAAGCATGAGAATCATTGAATATAAGGAACTGCATGTGTATCTGGTACTTCAattattaagttattgaattgttaaatactaaatttaacaaatttggGTATATATCACATTATTTGACACAAAAAAAGGAGTGTATATAGGAGTAGGCATAGGTTgtcatttgaccaaaaaaaaaatgaagaagaccTAAGAGAGTAATAATGGCACCCAATGCTTTTGATGATATTCTCCAATGACAAATAAGAAGATCCACCTTCCTGCAACGCTAACCTACGTTTCTCACTGATAACTCTTCAACCCTTTTCCTCACTTCACTTTCACCATCCATGAGTTCCCTTATCCCTTTCTCTACTTGCTCAGCTCTTAGTATCTCTTGattcttcttttcttcaaaataatCTAAGCAAATTTCCACTGCAGTTCCCAACTCTTTCACCACCTGAAAAGCATTCAGCTGTTGCTCCGCGTGCCGCTTGCAACGGCCATGTAGCCATTGGCACGCCACACCATACACTCTCCAACGTTGAATTCCAACCACAATGCGACACAAAACCGCCCACAGCCGGGGTGCGACAACACGGctaatgttttaaattttgttgtTATACTTCTTATAATGTTTAAGGTACACTGGCATAAATTATTGTATTTCTCGTGACATCTGAACTAGTAGAATAATTTTCTCGAAATTCTGCGAAAAGCTAACCAAGTCCCGCAAAATTATGATGAAAGAATCGTCAATATCGATGTTTTACAATTTACACCTGTGAACGTCATTTTTTCTATCTTGGCTATCTTGGCAGCCACCTTTTGAActtctttacaaatatttttcCAAGTCGATCCAATGCCAAATCAAGTAGTACTACTAATGCTCAGGTTTTCAAATGCATTATATCActtatgtcttttttttttttattttaaaaaaagtttTCGTAATCTGCTGTATTTTGAAGTTGTTAGAGTGATCAAGCTCAGAAGAAGCCATGCAAATAGCTATGCCATTGGAGAAGACAAAGGAAGCTGGCTGGAGGGAGATTTGGGGCTATCTGAGTGAAGTGTGGGTTGAAAAGATTAAATCAAGACACTCTCAATAGCTCTCTAGCCACTCTACTGCAAGATATTTGCAGCCTACAAATCTCATTTTATTGAATTCTTAGTAATGGTCAGAAATTGGAAAGAAATGTTGATTATTTAGCGAGATCAGTTTAACAAGATAAAGGCTGTTTTTTCACTGTTTTATTCAACTGCAACATATTCAAAAGTCTGTGGGGGCAGAATGTATCAATGATTCTTAACAAGATTAGCTTAACAAGAGTAGGACAGTGCCTTGTTCTCAAAACCTCAAGGTTTTTTGAGATTCACCTAACagataaagtttttttttttttttttttcaactgttTCATTCAACTGCAACACATTCGAAAGACTGTGGAGCAGAATGTATCAATGATTACACATTTGCACTTGTCTTATATTTAGATAAATTGAACCTTGTTCATATAGTAATCTCCATTAACAACAGTTTTCATAGCACCAATTAAGCTGAAGACCTTGAACAAATGTCTTGAATAAGATTCCCCAAAGCGAAATAAGATGATCCACCTTCCTTTGTAGCTAGTCTGCTTTTCTCGCTGAATTCTTTAACCCTTATCCTTACTTCATTCTCAACATCCATGATTTCCCTTATGCCTTTCTCTACTTGCTTGGCTCTCACCAGAGCCTGATTTTCCCTTTGTTGATTGTAGTCCAAACTAATTTCTACAGCAATTCCCAACTCTTTCACCAATTGGAACGCATTCAGCTGTTGCTCAGCTTGTACAGGCCAGGTCGCAATAGGCACCCCACAAAAGATGCTCTCCAACGTTGAATTCCAACCGCAGTGTGACACAAATCCCCCAACAGCTGAATGTGACAGCACGTCCAATTGTGGAACCCAACCCACGACTTTTCCGATCGAAGCCGTTCGATCCAAGAACCCTTCGGGCAGCACAAGTTCAAGATCCTCATAATCCCTAGGAAATCCTCCTTCCTTTGCAGGGGGCTGCCTGAGAACCCATAGGAACCGATGACCACTTCTCTCAATGCCATAAGCTATTTCTTGAACTTGGTCCGGATGGAAACTTGCCAAGCTGCCAAAACAGAGAAAAACTACCGAGTTTTTAGGCTGACAATCCAGCCATTTCATCATTGCTGAACAATCTTCACTAGATTGAGTGTGGATTTGGGACCTATTTAGAATAGGCCCGACAGGAAAGATTGGTGGCAAGCTTGATTTACCATAATAAGAATCTAATGAAAAAGAACTAATAGCATTGGATTCAAGATCACTGAAAGTGTTTACTATGATTCGTTTAGTCCTTCTGTAGTCACGGGTCCATTTCAAAACGAAGGTCGACCAATATTCCTTGTGGGTTGCTATAGCTGGGAGGACGCCGATTGGAACTGGTTTTGCAAAACTAGGGAGAATTAAATGGCTTACCCCTTTAACCAGATCAGATATGCCCCGGTTTTGCTCGTCTTCAAGGGTTTGGAAATGAAGCATCAGACCAAGAAAAGCCGCACCAGAGGTGAAGAATAAGTAGGTAGGAACTCCAAGCTCGTCTGCAACGTCAATCATGGTCGTGTTAATGAAGTCAatcaaaaacccagaaaatttttGAGTTTTCGAGGCTATTTCTCTCAcatgaggtttctgatattctAGGAGCTTGAAAGTGAAGAGCCCTCTATGTGTGATATTCCAATCAGAGGTGTCTTCTGGTGTTGGAAGGTGGTGGAAGTGGAGGCCTTCAACATTTGTGGCAGCGACGAGGGACTGAATTCTGGCTGTGCCATGGGGATCAATTGGCAGCTCCATGATCAGGGCTGTGATTGATAATTGATTGTTTCTTGCAAGCATCAGCTTGGCCAGCTCAAGGGCCTGTGCCAAGTGCCCCATTAGAGGTGAAACCATCATCAGGAGCTTAAACTTCTCCATTTGATACAGGAGAAGAAGGTTAAGAGGGGATGGAATTGTAGTTCTAGCGCAAGAAGGATGCCCTTTGAGGTTAATAAGTTCAGAGATTTTGCATAGAAGTTGCTTGTCAAAATTGGGATCTATGCTTGAGAGATTTTGCATATCTACGGCGGTCCCATATatttgcagaagcatgtgcttGTATTTGTTTGGAATAAGGTGATTCGCTGGGACTTAGGGATCCAGACGACCAAACGTAACTTCATTGATTTGACTTCAATGCTTCTTCAACAAAACCAAAAATGATTACCAGAAGCCCGTGAcaagggtaagcctaaaatgactTGACTAGCGCCTGACCAATTGG of Coffea arabica cultivar ET-39 chromosome 5c, Coffea Arabica ET-39 HiFi, whole genome shotgun sequence contains these proteins:
- the LOC113689030 gene encoding anthocyanidin 3-O-glucosyltransferase 2-like, which gives rise to MLLQIYGTAVDMQNLSSIDPNFDKQLLCKISELINLKGHPSCARTTIPSPLNLLLLYQMEKFKLLMMVSPLMGHLAQALELAKLMLARNNQLSITALIMELPIDPHGTARIQSLVAATNVEGLHFHHLPTPEDTSDWNITHRGLFTFKLLEYQKPHVREIASKTQKFSGFLIDFINTTMIDVADELGVPTYLFFTSGAAFLGLMLHFQTLEDEQNRGISDLVKGVSHLILPSFAKPVPIGVLPAIATHKEYWSTFVLKWTRDYRRTKRIIVNTFSDLESNAISSFSLDSYYGKSSLPPIFPVGPILNRSQIHTQSSEDCSAMMKWLDCQPKNSVVFLCFGSLASFHPDQVQEIAYGIERSGHRFLWVLRQPPAKEGGFPRDYEDLELVLPEGFLDRTASIGKVVGWVPQLDVLSHSAVGGFVSHCGWNSTLESIFCGVPIATWPVQAEQQLNAFQLVKELGIAVEISLDYNQQRENQALVRAKQVEKGIREIMDVENEVRIRVKEFSEKSRLATKEGGSSYFALGNLIQDICSRSSA